The DNA segment tccagggggagAAACGAGGGAGGAAGGttggttttatttaaaaaattagcctcccacgtctaatttttccgataaaacttgacctaaaaagtgattgattgtcatttcgtcccacttTTCACCCTCCAGAGTCCGAatgtttatccaaaatttcttttagTGTGAGAGGAAATTTCTGTCACCTGTTGACGATTTTCCActatcaaatatttatttaaaaatatctaaaaCTGTAATCTCCACTAGCGATTAGCCAAAACATCAATTTTGACGGATTTATCTGTGAAATTTTTCCGTACGTGTTTATCCTGTTACCAAAGTTTTCTGTACAATTCTGACTCCCCTGTTCACTCGCCATTCACCCCTAAACTTTGTTGATCATTTTATTAGTTAAAAGTGAATCGTTAGAGACTTTGCTCATGTTAGATTAGAAACCATGTGATAACTCGTAGATGTAGTCCCGACAAGTTTTCCAGTAGCTCTCGTATTTTCCTgcatttaattaacacgaatTTATATGAAACGAATGTACTAATGATTGTTATCAATGTATCCTATGTTAATGTGTTTCTACAAACcgagaaaaatgattttttatcgacTCGTATGACGGTCAGGGCTAGCTCTCATGCCTCGCACATCAGTTATTATCGAATAATTGCTGGTGTTCATGTGTGCCTTCATCGTGTGTATCTCCGGTGCACACTGGTGCTCTCGGAATATCATAGCACTTTCACTGGTGGTGCCGATGACCAGTTGAGCGTTTGAAAGTCTAGAAAGTTTGCTGCAACAAGATGATCCCACATTGGCAACATCTCCGTATCCATgcgaaatatttataatgcaTTTATTCATGTATTTATCGAGAGAAACATGTTTATCATTAgcgttaatgattttttaatttatatgatATTTAATGACCGATTTATATTCTgtgaattggaaaaaatgtaaCGGAAATGAAATCACTAGATTATTAATCGTAGAGATTAAATAGTTTAGAAATCGGAGAATGTAATCTGAATgtggaaaatgataaatatacTGATATTGatactaaataattttttataatgatgTTTGTGGATTGAAGATGAacgaatttgatttttaaaattttcaagatttcAAGATTCTGCGATTTTTTCGTAgctatttttccaaatttaaaaAGGAGAGATGAGAGCTCGTTAATTAGAGTATTTGGAATATTGTCAATTACGTTTCGTTCCTTTCTCACAATTATTGctcgataaaattaattgttaataccTGAGGTTGTTGAAGAGGGGGCCGAAGAAAGTGCTAAATTCCCGACCGTGAAATGATCTCGAGTCCAGCTGTGCTCTGCAGCGTGTGTATCAACATGAAGGAGAGCGCGTCGTATGGTAAGTAGTCGAGTCCGTACTGCTCAGACGTGAACTCCGTGAAAGGGAAAAGAGGGAGTCCAATAGGTgggagaggaataaaaaagcAAAGCTGCTGGTGCCGTCGAAACCGGTAAGAAAGGCCAAGGAGGAATAAACTCTTCATCTCCCAACAACATCAATAACGCGGACACGTACAACGATGGAAAGGGAAGGTGGAAGTGCACCAGAGGCAAATGAACTCGTGGAAACCGAAAATTCGATGCTGTTGCACAAATTTACTGGAGTTGCCAATTTGATTGCCAGACAAGTTGTGAATAGGCGAGAAGGGGACTATAATTGTCAGGGTGAGTCTAGGGTCAACAGCCCCTCTAGGGGAGGGAGAAATATTCATTGGGACGAGCACTCGATTCCGAACGGAAATAGGAAAGATCGAAATGCAGAATTGGAAGTATTTTATGGGGTGGAGAATCCCACAGCGAGAAATTTCTACGAATTTCTCCTCAACTtcagagaaaattttccagaattcCCCAGACGAATATAAAAAGTCATGAAATActttatattgaatttttattcgttcTTTTGCTCAGGTTCCGTCATTGCGAGAAAGTGCTATTAAtctatgtgaaaataataattccgcATTCAGCCACTAATGAGAGAATTAATGCATCAATGATTCGttcttcataaattttaatcTCCAGGAACGATCATCGATcgaaatgaatattcatagCTTTGAGGAATTCCAGTCGATTATTTTCTCCACAATTTGACTTTTCATTTCTGGTTTTACAATCCGAGCAATCCGAGAAAAGGAGTAAATCCATAATTATCTAAGCTCtaactaataataataaatatggaTTATAAATATATCTCTTGCATGTGATTACACCTGCAATATTATCCCTCCAGGTACTGCCTTCAACCACTTTTATGACTCTCGGGATTACATTGACCTCCttctaaaattttccttctTGATAAATACAACGATACTCATTATCATGCATTGTACGTTTATGTTCCAGTTGTAAAAGGCCTGTACAATAGAGTTGTAATTCTGGGAGACTCTCACTAAATAATTTACacaatttagaaatttttgtttgagtTATGCACGTGAAATGCCAGCAAATTAAACCCAGTTATTGTATTCAACAGCAATGTAATTACAAGAAGACCCACAACACGACTTCAATTCAAGTAAAACAATCAATAATTTGTATATATCAACCAATATCAATCAATATCAATATTCTGATATATCAATATtcctcagaataaaaaaaaacactcagCACTTCGCCcctaaaaattcccaaataaaaataaacagtcTTCTATCTTCATTTCCGGTGTGACATAAAGCGATGGCAATTAAGTCAAGGTCGTTTTGTCGAGAGTGAACAAAAATGACACGTTGACATGCATAAAAAGGTATCTGCTTTCACGCACGCACTCTCTAACTCATTTTATCGGATTAAAAAAGTGCCAATTcatgatgaataataaaacgCCTAAGAAGTTCTCCGGCCTTACCCAATCATGGGCCCCATGACTACTAATTCCGCTGTTAAACACTCTCAGCGGACTGTGAAAGGTGTAAAGGCACAGTAAGTGGTCTAACGTAATGACAGGTTCACACACCTCACTGCCAAGGCCACTCCGGTATCACTCTATTTCCGATTAGTCTGACCCAAGCGTTACATTTTCCTCTGCCCCTGCGAATGGAATATCCCaggaactgaaaaaaaaaaatattcgatgagAAGTGAAAGTTAAGATCGCAATGATAAATCAGTCTgaaacattgaaattcttGGTACGTCATCCAGATATGTTTTTTCGTCTATTGTTAACGATTTTTTCCCGGTAATTGCATAAATTGATGGTACAGACGAGCAAGAAAGGGAAAACGATGTGAGAGTGGAGGAAAGGGCATGTGTGAAGCCGAGTCTTCCTCGACGCTCATCCCACGACTCCCGTCACTTTCTATTTCCTCAGAATTTTTCCGATCGCAGACGACCTGGGAGTCTTTGTTGTGACTAATCGAAAGTACATAATTTCGTGGATTTGAGGGGATGTTATCAATATCTCatttggaggatttctcgTTTTCGTCAAGATTGACCTTTTAAGTTGACCCTCGAGGTGATGTTTCACTTTCTTCCAGATTTCGAATGCTTCACTGCTGTCAACAGATCCCACCTAATAAAGCACAAGAACATTAATTGAGGAAGTTCCACTATGTGTTTACCGCAGGCGTAAACCTGTCTCCTCATGcgcgaaaataatttccatatgTTGATATTTGAGGCGGGAAAATTCGTACGTAATATCGAGTGAGCCAGATGAAATGGATCGGCGGTGATAACCGATGAAACGGAACGGTCTCTGGGGAGATAACCACACGACATTTATTTGATATCAGAGCACGAGCCGTGTCCGTATTATGTACACCATTTAACATccccctacaaacaaataaactCTCCGGAGAGCTCTGAATACTCTCTGAAGTAATGCAATAATTCCGACGTAATTGAAGACGCCAACTCCCAGTTATTGACACAAACCGTCTAAGTGCTTGGAGTGACTCAATTTTAGTGGAGATGGAATAGGTCTAGACATGCAAGTGCATAGCATAAAAGCCCCTTGAGCCATTTTAATCTGTATCATTATGTGGGAACACGTCTAGACATAACGGCGTTTTCCCAGGATCAACAATTACCCTGATCCAATGGATTTTCGAATGAATTAGACGGCTGGATCAAGAGAAGACTGGAATGTGCGATAAACAGGCACAGAAATGACATAagacatttattatttcacaaGTAATTTTTGACTTGACCCAACGCTCATTGTCCTGCTAATGAATGAACGACACGCTAATGACGAAATGTTGTCGGGACGTTGTATAGGAAGCCCGAGACATGGCAATGATCAAGTTGAGTGGAGAATGCCCGGAGCGGGAATTTCACTGGCTGTGGGTCACGGCCGGTAGTGTGGGGCTGCACACAACGCCAACACTCACATTTCCTCCTCGTCTTCCGCCGGCAAAATCCTTCCCGAGAAACAGGACAGGAACGACGATCACTCGGATATAATCATTGCCCCCACTTCCTCAATATCGTTTAAGAGCCGTTCCTTCCCTTCGACTCATTTTCTCACTGTCTGGGATATATAAGCCGGAGGTTGACTTACATATATATGACAGTGAGCATCCATCTGGTGTTGGGTGCTGATCTAAAaaagagaattgaaaattggCAAGACGGTACACCATGGCGTCCAGGTTCACCGTAAGATGTTCACATATTTTGCGAAAAATCAAGTTGTGTACGGAGAgaattatttgataaaaattgcggAACTCAAGGTCACTTGATAATTGTGGAACTGAGTAGAAGAGCTTAAACAGTGGCACCGtaatttttcgttgaaaatttagtTAACAATTGGCGAATGGTACGATAAAAATTGGGAGCAGTTCTAGAGTCAGggaaaaaatccataatttttattgaataaaatcataatttttactgatttttattaagtatttctctctgtgtgtgAGTTGATTGATTCGCGAAATTAATCTGTTTTTGCAATTCCAGGTTGCGGTGATGTTGGCAGCATCGATTGCTGTCGCCTCAGCTACCTTTGGCACGGAACAGTGAGTTCAAGAAAAGTTCACAGTATTATTTTTGCAAAAGCTCTGGTattatttcatgaataaaaatcgTCTGATTGTTTCAATGTTCTTCAGtgttcacataaaaattcacctACCAGCGGAGGAGAAGCATCACGGTGGGGGAAGTGGTGGTGATCACATAGTGATAACGAGCCCCGGAGGTGGGGGTCATGGGGGTGGTCACGGAGGAGGTGGTGGTGGGTTTGGGTCAAGTGGACCTGGAGGATACAGTTCTGGAGGTCCCGGGGATGACCATGGACACGGCTCCAGCGGTTTTGGAGGTGGCTTCGGGGGTGGTTTCGGTGGGGGCTTTGGCGGCGGTCACGGCGACGATCATGGAAGTGGTGGTCTGGGGTCCGGTGGATATGGCGGCGGTGGTCACGACGACGATCACGGAAGTGGCGGTTTCGGCTCCGGGGGTTACAGTGGTGGCGGTCACGGATCCTCCGGAGGATTTGGCCCGAGTAGCTTCGGTGGGTCTGGCCATGGGGGGGACCTATCGTCTAGCTATGGACCTCCATCATCTGGTCATGGAGGATCGGGTGGGGGCCATGGGGCGCCTTCCTCGAGCTATGGGGCACCTTCCTCGAGCTATGGGGCGCCTTCCTCGAGCTATGGGGCGCCTTCCTCGAGCTATGGGGCGCCTTCCTCGAGCTATGGGGCCCCGGGACATGGAGGATCTGGGTTTGGTCAAGGATCACCTTCCTCAAGCTATGGTCCACCGGGTCATGGAGGGTCTGGGTTGAGTCACGGACCTCCGTCCTCGAACTACGGACCTCCACCGAGCTACAGTGGACCTTCTAGCCACGGGGGTGACTCTTCAGGAGGATTTGGGGGCAGGTTAGTAAATATATTCTCCTAATTTTTTCACCTCGAGGAAAAAAAGCACCAAAATGTTCAGTCTTCACTGATTGTCCCATAATACCCCCacgaaataatttacaatatttCAGCGGTCATGGGGGTAGCTTTGGCGGCGGTTTCGGCGGTCACGGGGGTAGTTTCGCAGGTGCTTCAGCCCACGCGAGCAGCGGAAGTTACTCATCAGGTTCCGGTCTAGGTTCCTACGCATCTAGTGGAGGTGGAGACTCCTATTCCTCGGGGGGTCATGGCGGTGGAGGTTCCTATTCGTCCGGAGGTCACGGCGGCGGTTTCGGTGGCGATTCCTATTCCTCCGGCGGTGGCTTTGGCGGTGCCTCGTACTCGTCTGGAGGACATGGAGGCAATCAGGGTGGATTCTCCGGTTACCATAAAAAGTAAAAGTTCAGTTGAGGGGAGGAAATGGGATCAATATCCTGTTGCCTTTCTTATTTCCAATCCCTGGGAGCTGGTGGCTGTCAAGCCTCTCTCGAACACAGCCTCGCGGCATTGAAACATCCGTTCTCATCCCAATGCGGTTCCTGTTTTATTAGCGCGACAGTGGTCATCGTTGTGAAAGTACTGCGGTCTTTTAAATTTCACTGATCTCTTGTGAAATTTTGTTCATCAATCGATATCACACACGCGGGTCACTGAACCAtcattttctctttctccGGTCGTATCCTCTTGCCAATGCCACAGGTGCactgttggaaaatttattttgaaatttttaatgaccgCAAATTGGCAGAAAATTTctgaacaaaaatattcagtcaGAGGGTGCAATTTTTACAATGAACATtgcagcattttttttttactgtcattATTGTAATTTACTTCATCTGGTGCGCTGTTAGAACCCCAAATTTCTATTAAATtgttctcaaattttttattacagagTGCAATGAATATTGCATTGACATTTTGACGTAAATGTACACTATTCACATTTCAGATACAATtgttaattgtattttttgaaaaatccgaCATTGGGGTGTTTTTTAGTTTTACTGACGTTATATTTGTAACATAATTCATCTGTACATACTCGTGTTTACCTGTTTGAATGTTTGTAAtaaacttttttattttttttctaaattatcgTCTCATTACTTCCCCTCGAATAATCAAGTGCGCAATTAATCTGGGACATTGTCTCCTGCGATTATCTACAAGGTTTCACACAATTTCACGTGTCACACCGTCTACTCTCAGGGCAATTAGAGATGATGAAAGGAATTCAGGTGAAAAATAGAGTAGGTAAGAGTCGAGTAGGAAGTAGAAACCTATTGAGTCAATGATTTTGcactgttggaaaattttctatcg comes from the Diachasmimorpha longicaudata isolate KC_UGA_2023 chromosome 11, iyDiaLong2, whole genome shotgun sequence genome and includes:
- the LOC135167767 gene encoding uncharacterized protein LOC135167767 isoform X2; the encoded protein is MASRFTVAVMLAASIAVASATFGTEHVHIKIHLPAEEKHHGGGSGGDHIVITSPGGGGHGGGHGGGGGGFGSSGPGGYSSGGPGDDHGHGSSGFGGGFGGGFGGGFGGGHGDDHGSGGLGSGGYGGGGHDDDHGSGGFGSGGYSGGGHGSSGGFGPSSFGGSGHGGDLSSSYGPPSSGHGGSGGGHGAPSSSYGAPSSSYGAPSSSYGAPGHGGSGFGQGSPSSSYGPPGHGGSGLSHGPPSSNYGPPPSYSGPSSHGGDSSGGFGGSGHGGSFGGGFGGHGGSFAGASAHASSGSYSSGSGLGSYASSGGGDSYSSGGHGGGGSYSSGGHGGGFGGDSYSSGGGFGGASYSSGGHGGNQGGFSGYHKK
- the LOC135167767 gene encoding uncharacterized protein LOC135167767 isoform X1, producing the protein MASRFTVAVMLAASIAVASATFGTEHVHIKIHLPAEEKHHGGGSGGDHIVITSPGGGGHGGGHGGGGGGFGSSGPGGYSSGGPGDDHGHGSSGFGGGFGGGFGGGFGGGHGDDHGSGGLGSGGYGGGGHDDDHGSGGFGSGGYSGGGHGSSGGFGPSSFGGSGHGGDLSSSYGPPSSGHGGSGGGHGAPSSSYGAPSSSYGAPSSSYGAPSSSYGAPSSSYGAPGHGGSGFGQGSPSSSYGPPGHGGSGLSHGPPSSNYGPPPSYSGPSSHGGDSSGGFGGSGHGGSFGGGFGGHGGSFAGASAHASSGSYSSGSGLGSYASSGGGDSYSSGGHGGGGSYSSGGHGGGFGGDSYSSGGGFGGASYSSGGHGGNQGGFSGYHKK